In a genomic window of Sutcliffiella sp. FSL R7-0096:
- a CDS encoding YjcZ family sporulation protein: MGYYGGYPYGVGGAGYGGYGHGGSTFVLIVVLFILLIIVGCACKGY, translated from the coding sequence ATGGGTTACTATGGAGGCTATCCTTATGGCGTAGGTGGAGCTGGATATGGCGGCTACGGCCATGGAGGCAGCACGTTCGTGTTAATCGTTGTTCTATTCATTCTTTTAATCATCGTCGGTTGTGCGTGTAAAGGTTACTAA
- a CDS encoding SCP2 sterol-binding domain-containing protein, which produces MDVKSTFQELQMKMNEEPEGIKDLNAIFQFNLSEGKVYQFSFHEGVVEMSAEEAHSPDCILQLSDENVLKMMKGDFNTTMAYMTGKLKVKGDLGLALKLQSALERYK; this is translated from the coding sequence ATGGATGTAAAAAGTACATTTCAGGAGCTACAAATGAAAATGAATGAAGAGCCTGAAGGGATTAAGGATTTAAATGCAATTTTTCAATTTAATTTAAGCGAAGGAAAAGTATATCAATTTTCATTTCATGAAGGGGTGGTGGAGATGTCTGCTGAGGAAGCGCATTCACCAGATTGTATACTACAGTTATCCGACGAAAATGTTTTGAAAATGATGAAAGGTGACTTCAATACGACGATGGCCTATATGACCGGTAAGTTGAAGGTGAAAGGTGACCTTGGATTGGCATTGAAGCTTCAATCAGCATTGGAAAGGTATAAATAG
- a CDS encoding stage VI sporulation protein F — protein sequence MDNNLFKGIEKKTGVSMKDVFELANSMQNANFKDEQTVRNLVSRVATMANKKVPKELEDKIVNTLVNGNKPVDMGTISKMLNEKKK from the coding sequence GTGGATAATAATTTATTTAAAGGTATAGAAAAGAAAACCGGCGTAAGTATGAAAGATGTATTTGAACTTGCCAACTCCATGCAGAATGCGAATTTCAAAGATGAGCAGACGGTTCGTAACTTGGTTTCGCGGGTAGCGACGATGGCGAATAAGAAGGTACCTAAAGAGTTGGAAGATAAAATTGTAAATACATTGGTTAATGGGAATAAGCCTGTCGATATGGGAACTATATCGAAAATGTTGAATGAGAAGAAAAAGTAA
- a CDS encoding ABC transporter permease gives MKPGVKRLVFFASLFIIWEVAVLLIGWSPAVMPKPSNVAIALYQGFMDMTLVYDLAASFKRLGIGLFLALIIGTLLGIWLAKSKTADETVGTLVLALQSVPSIVWLPLAIIWFGFNETAIIFIVTLGGTLVMTINMRMGIKSVPPLYIKAASTMGASGIEMFWKIILPASVPYAVTGARLAWAFAWRALMAAELLSMGPGLGYTLKYAADFGQMSLVFGVIIIICVIGSVVDLVIFQRFEKNVIKRWGLEL, from the coding sequence ATGAAACCTGGAGTAAAGCGACTCGTATTTTTTGCTTCACTATTTATAATTTGGGAAGTTGCAGTGCTTTTAATTGGTTGGTCTCCTGCGGTTATGCCAAAGCCTTCCAATGTAGCGATTGCCCTTTATCAGGGGTTCATGGATATGACACTGGTATATGACCTTGCTGCAAGCTTTAAAAGGCTAGGAATAGGATTGTTCTTGGCCTTGATTATAGGAACATTACTTGGGATATGGCTAGCGAAGTCCAAAACTGCGGATGAAACAGTGGGGACCCTTGTTCTAGCGCTACAAAGTGTACCGAGTATCGTATGGTTGCCGCTTGCTATCATATGGTTTGGCTTTAACGAAACGGCCATTATTTTTATTGTGACCCTTGGGGGGACTTTGGTAATGACCATTAATATGAGGATGGGAATCAAAAGTGTCCCTCCGTTATATATAAAGGCAGCTTCCACGATGGGAGCATCCGGAATTGAAATGTTTTGGAAAATCATTTTACCTGCTTCAGTTCCATACGCGGTGACAGGAGCGAGGCTCGCGTGGGCATTCGCATGGAGAGCGCTGATGGCAGCTGAGCTGCTTAGTATGGGACCTGGTTTAGGGTACACGTTGAAATATGCAGCGGATTTCGGTCAGATGAGTCTGGTATTCGGTGTTATCATCATCATTTGTGTAATCGGTTCAGTGGTAGATTTAGTTATCTTCCAGCGCTTTGAGAAAAATGTCATTAAACGCTGGGGCTTGGAATTATAA
- a CDS encoding SCO family protein translates to MNLKKLWPLVAIIFLLLLAGCASNEVNLDEEFSMKLEVGELEGVNQDGQSISISEKDGGYWLANFIFTNCDTVCPPMTANMARVQREMQESGLVVPIVSFSIDPENDTPDALKEYGDLYKADYSDWNFVTGYDQETIERFANVSFMVPASKEEGSDQYMHSTSIFLVDKEGFVRESYSGLDVPLEEIMDDLKKVID, encoded by the coding sequence ATGAATTTGAAGAAGCTTTGGCCATTGGTTGCAATTATATTTTTACTTCTTCTTGCCGGTTGTGCGAGCAATGAAGTGAACTTAGATGAAGAATTTTCAATGAAACTGGAAGTTGGTGAATTGGAAGGTGTTAATCAGGATGGACAGTCTATTTCCATTTCAGAAAAAGACGGGGGATATTGGTTGGCCAATTTCATTTTTACAAATTGTGATACGGTCTGTCCTCCAATGACTGCCAATATGGCAAGGGTCCAGCGTGAAATGCAAGAATCCGGTTTGGTAGTACCGATTGTATCTTTTAGCATCGACCCTGAAAATGATACACCAGATGCATTGAAGGAATATGGTGATTTGTATAAAGCGGATTATTCGGACTGGAATTTTGTAACAGGATATGATCAAGAAACAATCGAGCGCTTTGCAAATGTATCTTTCATGGTTCCAGCTTCTAAAGAGGAAGGCTCAGATCAGTATATGCATAGTACGAGTATTTTTCTTGTAGACAAGGAAGGGTTTGTACGGGAATCTTACAGTGGTTTGGATGTACCATTGGAAGAAATCATGGATGACTTAAAAAAAGTTATAGACTAA
- a CDS encoding esterase family protein produces MSKNVGRIEEFTLFSNELKEEMTLMVYTPANYSPLYKYNILIAQDGKDYFTLGRIGSTADKLLAANDIQNTIIVGIPYKDVKDRWDKYHPDGSKNSAYIRFLAHELTPYIDEKYPSYQMGMGRALIGDSLAATVSLMTALSYPHTFGKVIMQSPYVDDKVMKKVEEFAQPSFLSLYHVIGKKETEVPTTKGEKKNFIEPNRAMHKLMKEKGFSVIYEEFEGTHTWTYWQPDLKQALPKMLS; encoded by the coding sequence ATGAGTAAAAATGTTGGGCGTATCGAAGAATTCACCCTGTTCAGCAACGAATTAAAGGAAGAAATGACTTTAATGGTATATACACCAGCTAACTATTCGCCACTATATAAGTACAATATCCTGATTGCACAAGACGGGAAAGATTATTTCACGCTTGGTCGCATCGGGAGTACAGCTGATAAACTACTTGCAGCCAATGACATACAAAATACGATAATTGTCGGCATTCCATATAAAGATGTGAAAGATCGCTGGGATAAATATCATCCAGATGGAAGCAAGAACAGTGCCTACATACGCTTTCTTGCACATGAGTTGACTCCATATATCGATGAAAAATATCCATCGTATCAAATGGGAATGGGACGTGCCCTTATCGGAGATTCATTAGCTGCAACGGTTTCCTTGATGACGGCACTTTCCTATCCTCATACATTTGGGAAAGTGATCATGCAATCCCCTTACGTAGATGATAAAGTGATGAAGAAAGTGGAAGAGTTTGCACAGCCTTCTTTCCTTTCTCTATATCATGTGATTGGTAAAAAAGAAACGGAGGTACCAACCACAAAAGGCGAGAAGAAAAACTTCATCGAACCAAATCGCGCCATGCATAAATTAATGAAGGAAAAAGGCTTTTCTGTTATCTATGAAGAGTTCGAAGGAACCCACACATGGACCTACTGGCAACCAGACCTGAAACAAGCCCTGCCAAAAATGCTATCTTAA
- a CDS encoding MBL fold metallo-hydrolase, which yields MELHFITNNVYYFQASVNIGYVRFSESEGMLIDAGLEDQTMKKVLKILDEKGLPLSHLFITHAHADHYGGAAYLQKSRQVYTMAPSFESAILQEPLLEPLYLFHGTNPISEWRNKFLEGKPIHVDLVVKEEGPVELGGAIFRTVALPGHSYHQFGIIVSDILFAADAYFGKDIIHKHGIPYIVDAKETLETLGKIKNLPCTGAVPGHGRFETDFIETIEENIKVHHQIEAMIFSLITGETTGIAFELLVTKACTEKGITVKNVPSYMLFRTAVTAYLTQLIQDQKVTFQIRNNQLVVESSFE from the coding sequence GTGGAGCTACATTTCATAACTAATAATGTTTATTATTTTCAAGCTTCCGTCAATATCGGGTATGTTCGTTTTTCTGAATCCGAAGGAATGCTTATCGATGCTGGGCTGGAAGATCAAACAATGAAAAAGGTCTTGAAGATACTGGACGAAAAGGGACTCCCGCTCTCCCATTTATTCATTACTCATGCCCATGCGGATCACTATGGTGGTGCTGCCTACCTTCAGAAAAGCAGACAGGTATATACGATGGCACCTTCTTTTGAGTCTGCAATACTCCAAGAACCTTTGCTTGAGCCACTTTATCTTTTTCACGGGACGAATCCGATATCAGAGTGGCGAAATAAATTCCTCGAAGGCAAACCGATTCATGTGGATTTGGTGGTGAAGGAAGAAGGACCGGTGGAACTCGGGGGTGCTATATTTCGTACCGTTGCGCTACCGGGCCATAGCTATCACCAATTTGGAATCATCGTATCCGATATTCTCTTTGCAGCAGACGCTTATTTCGGGAAGGACATCATACATAAGCATGGCATTCCATATATAGTGGATGCAAAAGAAACACTAGAAACCTTGGGGAAAATAAAAAATCTCCCGTGCACAGGAGCAGTTCCTGGACATGGCAGATTTGAAACAGATTTTATTGAAACGATAGAAGAGAATATAAAAGTGCATCACCAAATCGAAGCTATGATATTCTCCTTGATAACCGGGGAAACAACTGGTATTGCCTTCGAACTGTTAGTTACGAAGGCATGTACCGAGAAAGGTATCACCGTCAAGAATGTTCCAAGCTACATGCTTTTCCGAACGGCTGTGACCGCATACCTGACCCAATTAATTCAAGATCAGAAAGTCACCTTTCAAATAAGGAATAATCAATTGGTGGTGGAATCCTCTTTCGAATAA
- a CDS encoding GNAT family N-acetyltransferase, with the protein MHVLIVDNEEQLQDAYSVRKIVFVEEQNVPLEEEIDQYEEDATHFVLYDEDQAVGAGRFRVVSGIGKVERICVLPSYRSSKGAGRLIMETIEEYAKTKEMHVLKLNAQTHAEPFYAKLGYETVSDVFMDAGIPHVTMTKNI; encoded by the coding sequence TTGCACGTACTAATAGTGGATAACGAAGAACAACTGCAGGATGCCTATTCTGTTCGTAAGATTGTATTTGTAGAAGAACAGAATGTACCACTAGAAGAAGAAATAGACCAATATGAAGAAGATGCCACTCATTTCGTGCTTTATGATGAGGACCAGGCGGTTGGGGCTGGACGATTCAGGGTTGTCTCAGGAATAGGAAAAGTTGAGCGCATCTGTGTGCTTCCTTCATACCGTTCATCCAAAGGGGCTGGACGCCTTATCATGGAAACAATCGAAGAGTATGCTAAAACAAAAGAAATGCATGTGCTGAAATTGAATGCTCAAACGCATGCAGAACCATTTTATGCGAAGCTAGGCTATGAGACCGTGTCAGATGTTTTCATGGATGCCGGCATACCACATGTAACGATGACTAAAAATATCTAA
- a CDS encoding ATP-dependent helicase → MKSARWYERNIHINNMARELYQEVHDAGVKGELFCNICGEKVKFYLGLQKEPHFYHIDVGIDHKEEKEMPLTNTRMTEQQEYIERDGFRYPKSRTIVAEKETSDEQWKAPMPLTQLPVFIKELTKRHKNLSGFFHTLQEKNIFLDPAQQEAVSTVEGPLLVLAGAGSGKTRVLITRVAYMVQEKQIDPKSIMLITFTAKAANEMKVRLQLYESPGNHNFANLLSGTFHSIFYRVLQHHHPTRWNGDNLLKWDWQKEQFLKTAGRKLGLDEKDFPFDQAIQQIGYWKNNMQTPNMIKATSKLEEQFQSLYQDYEDWKKEKNVFDFDDMLLGCYELLLENPALLAKYQKRFRYFLIDEFQDINKVQYETMKLLVESGNICAVGDDDQSIYAFRGSSPDYILNFHRDFPSTKVVTLSANYRSTHTVVAAANQVIVKNKSRRIKSMIAQRDNKYFPVLFFPYDEEEEATIIVQDMKEQIEKGASPADMAVLYRTHSAARAIFERLSQSGLPFKLDQDYESFYKRRIVKGILGFLRLSKDPNDVQALSDILPALFLKQSNMQDAKAISILEDCSLVKALSKLTNVQPFQVKKIKRIIPLFKTLANVSPSVALEMIEKDMGFDDYIKKRGNEGNALEKGSDDIRDLKVVARKFKRSSEFLDHVDDMIAKTEEMKRLSKQYSNAIHLSTIHRSKGLEYTNVYILSAVDGSLPHDFALESFRNGEPMALEEERRLLYVAMTRAKETLQISVPMNRRGKKAYMSRFLRDIL, encoded by the coding sequence ATGAAGTCTGCACGCTGGTATGAACGAAACATACATATTAATAACATGGCAAGAGAGCTATATCAGGAGGTACATGACGCTGGAGTGAAAGGCGAACTCTTCTGTAATATCTGTGGGGAAAAAGTCAAGTTTTATCTTGGCTTGCAAAAAGAACCTCATTTTTATCACATAGATGTAGGAATAGACCATAAAGAAGAGAAGGAAATGCCGCTAACAAATACGCGGATGACTGAACAGCAGGAATATATAGAACGGGACGGTTTTCGTTATCCGAAATCTAGGACCATTGTAGCCGAGAAAGAAACATCCGATGAGCAATGGAAGGCACCAATGCCACTTACCCAACTACCTGTCTTTATTAAAGAACTTACGAAAAGACATAAGAATTTAAGTGGGTTTTTCCATACTTTACAAGAAAAAAATATTTTTCTTGACCCGGCTCAACAAGAAGCCGTCTCAACCGTTGAAGGACCTTTACTCGTACTGGCAGGTGCCGGAAGCGGAAAAACAAGGGTTTTGATAACGCGGGTTGCCTACATGGTACAGGAGAAACAGATAGATCCAAAATCCATCATGTTGATCACCTTTACAGCGAAGGCGGCCAATGAAATGAAGGTACGACTTCAATTATATGAGTCACCAGGTAACCACAATTTTGCGAACCTCCTTTCTGGCACGTTCCACAGCATTTTCTACCGAGTGCTACAGCACCACCATCCCACCCGCTGGAACGGTGACAACCTGTTAAAATGGGATTGGCAGAAGGAACAATTTCTTAAGACAGCCGGCCGTAAACTTGGACTCGATGAAAAAGACTTCCCTTTTGACCAAGCGATTCAACAAATCGGCTATTGGAAGAACAATATGCAAACACCAAACATGATTAAAGCTACCAGCAAACTGGAAGAACAGTTCCAATCTTTGTATCAGGACTATGAGGACTGGAAAAAAGAAAAGAATGTGTTTGATTTTGATGATATGCTGCTGGGTTGTTATGAACTCCTCTTGGAAAATCCTGCTCTATTAGCAAAATATCAGAAGCGTTTTCGTTATTTTCTAATTGATGAGTTCCAAGACATTAATAAGGTTCAATATGAAACCATGAAACTATTGGTAGAAAGCGGAAATATATGTGCTGTTGGAGATGATGATCAGTCCATCTATGCCTTCCGAGGCAGCAGTCCGGACTATATTTTAAACTTCCATCGCGATTTTCCTTCAACAAAAGTCGTGACACTATCCGCGAACTATCGATCTACCCATACCGTCGTAGCTGCGGCAAACCAGGTGATTGTTAAGAATAAGAGCCGTCGTATAAAGAGCATGATCGCACAGAGGGATAACAAATATTTTCCTGTCCTTTTTTTCCCATATGATGAAGAAGAGGAAGCCACCATCATTGTTCAGGATATGAAGGAACAAATCGAAAAAGGTGCAAGCCCAGCTGACATGGCCGTGTTATATCGGACCCATAGTGCTGCAAGGGCTATTTTCGAAAGGTTGTCGCAATCAGGTTTACCGTTCAAGCTGGATCAGGATTATGAAAGCTTTTATAAAAGAAGGATTGTAAAAGGGATACTCGGCTTTTTACGGCTGAGCAAGGATCCAAATGACGTTCAAGCTTTGTCGGACATACTTCCCGCCTTGTTTCTTAAACAATCGAACATGCAGGATGCAAAAGCGATTAGTATATTAGAAGATTGCAGTTTAGTTAAGGCATTGAGCAAACTGACGAATGTCCAGCCTTTCCAAGTGAAAAAGATAAAGAGGATCATTCCTTTGTTTAAAACTTTGGCTAACGTTTCTCCTTCTGTCGCTCTCGAGATGATTGAAAAGGACATGGGCTTTGATGACTATATTAAAAAGCGCGGAAATGAAGGAAATGCCCTTGAAAAAGGCTCCGATGACATCCGGGATCTAAAGGTTGTCGCCCGTAAATTCAAGCGTAGCTCGGAATTCCTTGATCATGTGGATGATATGATCGCCAAAACGGAAGAAATGAAAAGATTAAGTAAGCAATACAGCAATGCCATACATCTTTCAACGATCCACCGCTCTAAAGGACTGGAGTATACAAATGTTTATATACTAAGCGCCGTCGATGGCAGCCTGCCGCACGACTTTGCGTTGGAATCCTTCCGCAACGGAGAACCCATGGCCCTTGAAGAAGAACGCCGCCTCCTGTATGTAGCCATGACACGAGCAAAAGAAACTTTACAAATTTCCGTCCCCATGAACCGCCGTGGCAAAAAGGCTTACATGAGTCGATTTCTTAGAGATATTCTTTAG
- a CDS encoding DUF421 domain-containing protein, which produces MTMEYGRIAVELVIGFFSLFLITQLLGKTQITQITPFDFISALVLGELVGNALYDDKIGVVKILFALGLWGLLIFLLETITQKWRKTRGILEGRPSIVIHKGEINKKELKKSKLDIDQLRHLLRSKGAFSIQEVEYALLETDGTVSVLKKHSFATPINKDMKIPSSKVTLPTPIISDGEILSDNLDEFNLSEQWVLNELKKTGYHTPQDIIYAEWEEGKPIYVMPYSKEDSTTN; this is translated from the coding sequence ATGACGATGGAATACGGACGTATAGCAGTGGAATTGGTAATCGGTTTTTTTTCCTTGTTTTTGATTACCCAACTTTTAGGTAAGACTCAAATAACCCAAATAACTCCCTTTGACTTCATTTCCGCACTTGTTTTAGGTGAGCTTGTCGGAAACGCTTTGTATGATGACAAGATTGGCGTGGTGAAAATCCTTTTCGCCCTGGGTTTATGGGGGCTTCTTATATTCTTATTGGAAACCATTACACAAAAATGGCGCAAAACCAGAGGAATATTGGAGGGACGACCATCCATAGTCATCCATAAAGGGGAAATAAATAAAAAGGAATTAAAAAAATCAAAGCTTGATATTGATCAATTACGTCACTTGCTGCGTTCAAAAGGTGCTTTTTCCATCCAAGAGGTAGAATATGCCTTACTTGAAACTGACGGAACGGTGAGTGTCCTTAAAAAGCACTCATTTGCCACTCCAATAAATAAGGATATGAAGATTCCTTCCAGTAAGGTGACACTCCCCACCCCCATTATTTCTGATGGGGAAATTTTGAGTGATAATTTGGACGAATTCAATCTTTCCGAGCAATGGGTGTTAAATGAACTAAAAAAGACAGGCTACCACACACCACAGGACATTATATATGCCGAATGGGAAGAGGGGAAGCCTATCTATGTGATGCCTTATTCGAAAGAGGATTCCACCACCAATTGA
- a CDS encoding aliphatic sulfonate ABC transporter substrate-binding protein translates to MKKGWLLVSALFLLLMGALAGCGSSTSGTNGKEKVIIGYFPNIDHVPAMVAREKALYEEALGDKYEVEYKTFPDGGAFMTALKTGDIQAGLVGPGPAMNNYVSGADVKVVAGASSGGTVIIASKESGITSVEGLDGATFITPGVGCTHDVQMETFLKDFGLTSARIGGSMKHVTGNPAQYGGMFESKSVDAAAVPEPWASLLSIEHGANILVDSDEISFGTTLPNTIFVTSGKLIEENNELVKKLVDAHQDSVDFISENPEESKEIAIKSIKELTNQELSREVIDSAWERIRFTHEVDAEVVQEFANSSFDLKFLKEKPDFTEFIDTQFVD, encoded by the coding sequence ATGAAAAAAGGTTGGTTGTTGGTAAGTGCATTGTTTCTATTATTAATGGGGGCTCTAGCGGGATGTGGATCAAGTACAAGTGGGACCAATGGTAAAGAGAAAGTTATAATCGGTTATTTTCCCAATATAGATCATGTGCCAGCGATGGTTGCCCGTGAGAAGGCTTTGTATGAAGAAGCGTTGGGTGACAAGTATGAAGTGGAATATAAAACATTCCCTGACGGCGGCGCATTCATGACGGCTTTGAAAACAGGTGATATCCAGGCTGGATTGGTTGGTCCTGGACCAGCGATGAACAACTATGTAAGTGGGGCAGATGTAAAGGTTGTGGCTGGTGCATCATCCGGTGGAACGGTAATCATTGCTAGCAAGGAAAGTGGAATCACATCTGTTGAAGGGCTTGATGGGGCAACATTCATCACACCTGGAGTTGGGTGCACACATGATGTGCAGATGGAAACTTTCCTGAAAGACTTTGGATTGACGTCAGCTCGTATTGGTGGAAGCATGAAACATGTAACAGGGAACCCTGCCCAATATGGCGGGATGTTTGAATCCAAAAGCGTCGATGCTGCAGCGGTGCCAGAACCATGGGCTTCTCTTCTATCGATTGAACATGGTGCAAATATTCTGGTTGATAGCGATGAGATCTCTTTCGGTACAACGCTGCCTAACACAATCTTCGTTACAAGTGGAAAGTTGATTGAAGAAAACAACGAACTTGTTAAAAAGTTAGTGGATGCACATCAGGATTCCGTTGATTTTATCTCGGAAAATCCAGAAGAATCCAAAGAGATTGCTATCAAATCAATCAAGGAACTGACTAACCAAGAGCTATCAAGAGAAGTGATTGATTCTGCATGGGAAAGAATCCGCTTTACTCATGAAGTGGACGCGGAAGTGGTGCAAGAATTTGCTAACTCTTCCTTTGATCTTAAATTTCTGAAAGAGAAACCGGATTTCACGGAATTCATTGATACTCAGTTCGTTGACTAG
- a CDS encoding YjcG family protein: protein MKYGIAIFPTKKLQDLANSFRKRYDAHYALIPPHVTLKTAFEIDENDMKSVTDELASIAKETAPIPLNIYKVSSFAPVNNVIYLKVDPTDELLSLHEKLHSGKGYFQDNREFSYVPHITIGQNLSDDEHSDVLGTLKMTNIEHEEMVDRFHLLYQLEDGMWTVYETFRFGKDC, encoded by the coding sequence ATGAAATATGGAATAGCTATTTTTCCAACAAAAAAATTACAAGATCTCGCAAATTCATTTCGAAAACGTTATGATGCGCACTATGCACTAATTCCACCGCATGTGACATTAAAAACAGCCTTTGAAATTGATGAAAATGATATGAAATCTGTGACAGACGAGCTTGCTTCTATCGCAAAAGAAACAGCTCCAATCCCTTTGAACATCTATAAAGTGAGCTCCTTTGCTCCAGTAAACAATGTCATTTATCTTAAAGTAGACCCGACGGATGAACTACTGAGCCTGCATGAGAAGCTTCATTCTGGTAAAGGATACTTTCAGGATAATCGTGAATTTTCTTATGTTCCCCACATTACCATCGGTCAGAACCTGTCAGATGACGAGCATTCCGATGTACTAGGGACACTGAAAATGACCAATATTGAACACGAAGAAATGGTCGATCGCTTCCACCTTCTTTATCAATTGGAAGATGGCATGTGGACCGTTTATGAAACATTTCGCTTTGGAAAGGACTGCTGA
- a CDS encoding HD domain-containing protein: protein MREVTLTDIFTHPITQKYLKRSGIAHALEVANHAFHLAFKYNVSVDLATKAALLHDIGHYEWYRQGKWDYELYRENDIHAIKGAERAHKLLIRLGENPQKAKQISVAILLHTDSYLPEIDVKRSPLQKVVKLADEMDEETGGNHHYKQVDKATALEKINYLDQLVDHYLPKQQLSSHSHEQSI from the coding sequence ATGAGAGAAGTGACATTAACAGATATTTTTACACACCCAATTACACAAAAGTATTTAAAACGATCCGGGATTGCTCATGCCCTTGAAGTGGCCAACCATGCCTTCCATCTGGCATTTAAATATAATGTAAGTGTCGACTTGGCTACAAAAGCTGCTCTACTTCATGACATTGGACATTATGAATGGTACAGGCAAGGAAAATGGGATTATGAGCTATACAGAGAAAATGACATTCACGCGATAAAAGGTGCGGAGCGTGCACACAAGCTATTGATTCGTTTAGGAGAAAACCCACAAAAAGCCAAACAGATCTCTGTTGCCATTCTTCTGCACACCGATTCCTACCTCCCTGAGATCGACGTAAAGAGGAGCCCCTTGCAAAAGGTCGTGAAACTTGCAGATGAAATGGACGAGGAAACGGGAGGCAACCACCACTACAAACAAGTAGATAAAGCCACAGCGCTTGAAAAAATTAACTACCTGGACCAACTCGTCGATCACTATCTACCAAAACAACAACTATCTTCCCACTCGCACGAACAATCCATCTAA
- the sda gene encoding sporulation histidine kinase inhibitor Sda has translation MRTLDTHDNCSIQQLSDESLQFAYDHAIAENLDHYFIKLLESELMKRKKGPLYNITSLSKMENVII, from the coding sequence ATGAGAACATTAGATACTCATGATAACTGTTCCATCCAACAACTGTCTGACGAATCCCTCCAATTCGCATACGACCATGCGATTGCGGAAAACCTGGATCATTACTTTATAAAACTGCTGGAATCCGAGCTGATGAAACGAAAAAAAGGCCCCTTGTACAATATCACCTCCCTTTCCAAAATGGAAAATGTTATTATTTAG
- a CDS encoding ABC transporter ATP-binding protein, producing MFLQISDITKVYTQQNIDNIVLSSINVDIQEGEFVSILGPSGCGKSTLLSMVAGLLKPSEGEIRLKGSAITKPGKDRGMVFQQAALFPWMTVEENVLFAIRDMKNKGEREARALYYLKMVQLGSNLKQYPHELSGGMQQRVSIARALAMDPTVLLMDEPFGALDEQTRLRLQQELESIWLQTKKTVLFVTHSIHESIKLSDRILVMGTRPGTIIADMKVDVERPRLRTNEKVAHLEAQISAMLEKEIDKVVQEELSR from the coding sequence TTGTTTTTGCAAATCTCAGATATTACAAAAGTTTATACACAACAAAATATTGATAATATAGTACTTTCATCTATTAATGTTGATATACAAGAAGGAGAATTTGTTTCCATTCTTGGGCCATCTGGCTGTGGAAAGTCCACATTGCTATCCATGGTAGCGGGTTTACTTAAACCATCAGAAGGAGAAATCCGACTGAAGGGATCGGCTATAACAAAGCCTGGAAAAGACAGGGGGATGGTGTTCCAGCAGGCTGCCCTGTTCCCTTGGATGACGGTGGAGGAGAATGTGCTATTTGCGATTCGTGACATGAAAAACAAGGGAGAAAGGGAGGCAAGAGCACTCTACTACTTAAAGATGGTGCAGCTCGGCAGTAATCTGAAGCAATATCCCCATGAATTATCAGGGGGGATGCAACAGAGGGTTTCCATTGCACGTGCATTGGCAATGGATCCGACCGTCTTGCTGATGGATGAACCATTCGGTGCGCTTGACGAACAGACTCGCTTGAGACTGCAGCAGGAACTAGAGAGTATCTGGCTCCAAACGAAGAAAACGGTATTGTTTGTGACTCATAGTATCCATGAATCCATTAAGCTATCAGATAGGATTTTGGTAATGGGAACAAGACCTGGAACCATCATCGCTGACATGAAAGTGGATGTAGAGCGTCCTCGATTACGTACGAATGAAAAGGTTGCTCATTTAGAAGCACAAATTAGTGCCATGCTAGAAAAAGAGATTGATAAAGTCGTACAAGAGGAGCTGAGCCGATGA